In Candidatus Polarisedimenticolia bacterium, the following are encoded in one genomic region:
- a CDS encoding FAD-dependent oxidoreductase encodes MPEARTLVLGGGMTGLAAGIASGFPVLEATEEPGGICSSYYVRPQTSKRLPRVPDDGRAYRFELGGGHWIFGGDPAVLRFIRSLAEVRTYERVSSVYFPDTRLYVPYPLQNHLGHLERNLAMKALAEMAAPQRPCRTMEEWLVNSFGESLCERFFFPFHELYTAGLYTDIAPQDPYKSPSGFAAAIKGAFEKAQPVGYNITYVYPIEGLNSLAQRMAARGEVRYGKKVTGIDVKRKAVACEDGSEARYERLISTLPLNVMIELCGMTLDERPDPYTSVLALNLGAARGARCPDDHWLYVPRSRSGFHRVGIYSNVDRSFLPEPSRASGDRVSLYIERAYARRRPPADEVETYARSTVEELRDWGFIKEAEVIDPTWIEVARTWSWPGSRWRSKALQALADQEIYQVGRNGRWIFQGIADSIRDGFYVGQALR; translated from the coding sequence ATGCCTGAGGCACGCACGCTCGTTCTCGGCGGCGGCATGACCGGCCTGGCGGCCGGGATCGCCTCCGGCTTCCCGGTCCTGGAGGCCACGGAGGAGCCGGGAGGCATCTGCTCGTCCTACTACGTCCGTCCCCAGACCTCGAAGCGCCTGCCGCGCGTCCCGGACGACGGCCGCGCCTATCGCTTCGAGCTTGGCGGCGGGCACTGGATCTTCGGCGGCGACCCGGCGGTCCTGCGGTTCATCCGGTCGCTGGCCGAGGTGCGCACGTACGAGCGAGTGTCGTCGGTCTACTTTCCGGACACCCGGCTGTACGTGCCGTACCCGCTGCAGAACCACCTCGGGCATCTCGAGCGGAATCTGGCCATGAAGGCGCTGGCCGAGATGGCGGCCCCGCAGCGTCCCTGCCGGACCATGGAAGAGTGGCTGGTGAACAGTTTCGGGGAATCGCTGTGCGAGCGGTTCTTCTTCCCGTTCCACGAGCTGTACACCGCGGGGCTGTATACGGACATCGCCCCCCAGGATCCCTACAAGTCGCCGAGCGGCTTCGCCGCGGCCATCAAGGGGGCGTTCGAGAAGGCGCAGCCCGTCGGCTACAACATCACCTACGTCTATCCGATCGAGGGACTGAACAGCCTGGCGCAGCGGATGGCGGCGCGCGGCGAGGTCCGCTACGGAAAAAAGGTGACCGGCATCGACGTGAAGCGAAAGGCCGTCGCCTGCGAGGACGGCAGCGAGGCGCGGTACGAGCGCCTGATCTCGACGCTGCCGCTCAACGTCATGATCGAGCTGTGCGGGATGACCCTGGACGAGCGGCCCGACCCGTACACCTCGGTGCTGGCCCTGAACCTCGGGGCGGCGCGCGGGGCGCGCTGCCCGGACGATCACTGGCTCTACGTGCCGCGCTCGCGCTCCGGCTTCCACCGCGTCGGCATCTACAGCAACGTCGATCGCTCCTTCCTGCCGGAGCCGTCGCGGGCGAGCGGGGACCGCGTGAGCCTCTACATCGAGCGGGCCTACGCGCGTCGCCGGCCGCCGGCGGATGAAGTGGAGACCTACGCGCGCTCGACCGTGGAGGAGCTCCGCGACTGGGGCTTCATCAAGGAGGCCGAGGTCATCGACCCGACCTGGATCGAGGTCGCCCGCACCTGGTCCTGGCCGGGGTCGCGCTGGCGGTCGAAGGCGCTGCAGGCGCTCGCCGACCAGGAGATCTACCAGGTCGGCCGCAACGGCCGCTGGATCTTTCAGGGCATCGCCGACTCGATACGCGACGGCTTCTACGTGGGGCAGGCGCTGCGCTGA
- a CDS encoding glycosyltransferase codes for MRLKILNYAWHIGHQYELHRLPHDFFLLTGEGFRRWNFKSRPLRPNVKFVPVGGLRDGHGFDLAILHFDEDILEPSPSLPYPFRTLLECLRIPIIAICHGPAPFRPGAEGDAGAAVTVDESKRRAVIELIGERALVITNSHQAAREWRFPRSRTIWHGLDPDEYPRTTYERKVLTIINSLARKPLYQGHDLYRQAMTALPCDYLGKDPGREFRRLPPPRPSWSPWRMLWNAADFLGGKSDEARSARGWRRWISDGYSRAYFGAYRGLIARYSIYLNPTLRSPMPRSRLEALFCGLALVTTRHHDVDLWLEDGVTGFCADDAPTLRDRLRILCDDPALCRKLGRAGREMAQERFHISHFLAKWQDTIEEVQGSRR; via the coding sequence ATGCGCCTCAAGATCCTGAATTACGCCTGGCACATCGGTCATCAGTACGAGCTGCATCGCCTGCCGCATGATTTCTTTCTTCTGACCGGTGAAGGATTCCGCCGATGGAACTTCAAGTCGAGGCCGCTCCGGCCCAACGTCAAGTTCGTTCCGGTCGGAGGGCTGAGAGATGGACATGGCTTCGACCTTGCGATCCTGCATTTCGACGAGGACATCCTCGAGCCGTCGCCCTCCCTGCCTTATCCGTTCCGGACGCTTCTCGAATGCCTCCGAATCCCGATCATCGCCATCTGCCACGGGCCGGCGCCCTTCAGGCCGGGCGCCGAGGGGGACGCGGGCGCAGCGGTGACTGTCGACGAGTCAAAACGACGCGCCGTCATCGAGCTCATAGGGGAGAGGGCGCTGGTCATCACGAATTCCCACCAGGCCGCCCGGGAGTGGCGGTTTCCCCGCTCACGCACCATCTGGCATGGGCTGGATCCGGACGAATACCCCCGGACCACCTACGAGCGGAAGGTTCTGACCATCATCAACTCCCTGGCACGGAAGCCCCTGTACCAGGGCCACGACCTCTACAGGCAGGCGATGACCGCTCTGCCGTGCGATTACCTGGGGAAGGACCCTGGAAGGGAATTTCGACGGCTGCCGCCCCCGCGGCCAAGCTGGAGCCCCTGGCGAATGCTTTGGAACGCGGCAGACTTCCTGGGCGGCAAGAGCGATGAGGCCCGCAGCGCCCGCGGGTGGCGGCGATGGATCTCCGACGGCTACTCGCGGGCTTACTTCGGCGCCTACCGCGGCCTAATCGCACGATACTCGATCTATTTGAATCCCACCCTTCGCAGCCCGATGCCGCGCAGCCGCCTGGAGGCTCTATTCTGCGGGCTGGCCCTCGTGACCACGCGTCACCACGACGTGGACCTGTGGCTGGAGGACGGTGTGACCGGGTTCTGCGCCGACGATGCCCCCACGCTCCGCGACCGCCTGCGGATCTTGTGCGACGATCCGGCCCTCTGTCGTAAATTGGGGCGTGCCGGGCGGGAGATGGCCCAGGAACGGTTCCACATCAGCCACTTTCTCGCGAAATGGCAGGACACGATCGAAGAGGTGCAGGGCTCGCGACGATGA
- the asnB gene encoding asparagine synthase (glutamine-hydrolyzing), whose protein sequence is MCGIAGVVWSDPHRPADGDLLERMCARIHHRGPDDSGTLVHGPAALGVKRLSIIDVAGGHQPIWNEDRTRAIVFNGEIYNYRELRPGLVARGHRFTTESDTEVILHLYEEEGAACVERLRGMFAFAIYDRETRSILLARDQVGIKPLYYIVEPDRLLFASEVKALLAAGIDRAIDPLALDLFLCYRYIPGERTIFSTVHKLPPGHVAHYRGGSLETRRYWRLEIDGGVQVSDPAEATHRLLDQSVRLHLRSDVPVGAFLSGGIDSSALVALMMRYRPQGEPVRTFSVGFEDPKFQEFEYSREVARALGTEHTELLLTDDDYAAALDDFIWFVDQPMADPASLPVMLLSRKAKESVTVVLSGEGGDEVFLGYSQYARALQALESRGQEAAIDAFIAGSRYFGAVNRTLLRGDLQEDLRKHDPLRRIRDALGATEGTLLRRMLRADLETWMPDNLLVKADTMSMAASIETRVPYLDIDLVGFTLALPDRVQTPRTARSLFHRPRLLTKPLLRAIAKGLVPRRILGREKVGFPVPFARILAGPLRGRAEETFASGAFAERGLFDPEAVRERFRRLLAGDRKEAFPVWMAFCFERFCTAFVDESHEERGSAMAGHLSPLA, encoded by the coding sequence ATGTGTGGAATCGCGGGGGTGGTCTGGAGCGATCCGCATCGCCCCGCGGACGGCGATTTGCTGGAGCGCATGTGCGCCCGGATCCACCACCGCGGTCCGGACGATTCCGGGACTCTGGTCCACGGCCCAGCCGCGCTCGGCGTGAAGCGTCTTTCGATCATCGACGTAGCGGGCGGGCACCAGCCGATATGGAACGAGGACCGAACCCGGGCGATCGTGTTCAACGGCGAGATCTACAACTACCGGGAGCTGCGGCCAGGGCTCGTCGCACGCGGTCATCGGTTCACGACCGAGTCCGACACCGAAGTGATCTTGCACCTCTACGAAGAAGAAGGGGCGGCCTGTGTCGAGCGCCTCAGGGGCATGTTCGCCTTCGCCATCTATGATCGGGAGACGCGTTCCATCCTGCTGGCGCGCGATCAGGTCGGCATCAAGCCGCTGTATTACATCGTCGAGCCTGACCGGCTGCTGTTCGCCTCGGAGGTCAAGGCGCTGCTCGCGGCCGGCATCGATCGCGCGATCGATCCGCTTGCGCTGGACCTCTTCCTCTGCTACCGCTACATCCCCGGAGAACGCACAATCTTTTCGACGGTGCACAAGCTGCCCCCCGGCCACGTGGCCCACTACCGCGGCGGATCCCTGGAGACGCGGAGATACTGGCGCCTTGAAATCGATGGCGGCGTGCAGGTCAGCGACCCGGCGGAGGCGACGCACCGGTTGCTGGATCAATCGGTCCGCCTGCACCTGCGATCGGACGTCCCGGTCGGTGCCTTTCTCAGCGGCGGCATCGACTCGAGCGCGCTGGTGGCGCTCATGATGAGGTACCGGCCTCAGGGCGAACCGGTCAGGACATTCAGCGTCGGCTTCGAAGACCCGAAGTTCCAGGAGTTCGAGTACTCTCGTGAGGTTGCCAGGGCGCTCGGCACGGAGCACACCGAGCTGCTGCTGACGGATGATGATTACGCCGCGGCCCTGGACGATTTCATCTGGTTCGTCGACCAGCCGATGGCGGACCCTGCCTCGCTGCCGGTCATGCTGTTGTCGCGTAAGGCGAAGGAGTCGGTGACCGTTGTCCTGTCGGGCGAAGGCGGGGACGAGGTCTTCCTGGGTTACTCGCAATACGCCAGGGCGCTCCAGGCCCTGGAATCGCGCGGCCAGGAGGCCGCGATCGACGCCTTCATTGCAGGCAGCCGATACTTCGGTGCCGTCAACAGGACGCTGCTACGAGGCGACCTGCAAGAGGATCTCCGGAAGCACGACCCGTTGCGGAGGATTCGCGACGCCCTGGGCGCCACGGAAGGGACACTCCTGAGACGGATGCTGCGAGCCGATCTCGAAACCTGGATGCCGGACAATCTTCTGGTGAAGGCGGACACGATGAGCATGGCCGCGTCGATCGAGACGCGGGTGCCCTATCTGGACATCGATCTCGTCGGCTTCACCCTGGCGCTGCCCGACCGGGTGCAGACGCCCCGAACCGCGCGCAGTCTGTTCCACCGCCCCCGCCTCCTGACCAAGCCGCTTTTGCGAGCGATCGCGAAGGGCCTCGTACCGCGTCGGATCCTGGGGCGCGAGAAGGTGGGGTTCCCGGTCCCCTTTGCCCGAATCCTCGCGGGCCCGCTACGCGGACGCGCCGAAGAAACCTTCGCGAGCGGGGCCTTTGCCGAGCGCGGCCTCTTCGACCCGGAGGCGGTGCGGGAGCGTTTCCGTCGCCTGCTGGCCGGCGACCGGAAGGAGGCCTTTCCGGTCTGGATGGCGTTTTGCTTCGAGCGCTTCTGCACGGCATTCGTGGACGAGTCGCATGAGGAGCGCGGCTCGGCTATGGCAGGACATCTCAGTCCGCTGGCCTGA
- a CDS encoding glycosyltransferase family 2 protein codes for MERVDLSVLVVSWNTRDLLHGCLRATLEAASGLSFEIIVVDNASGDDSAAMVRREFAAEPRVRLIANARNENFARGNNQAYAASRGSCVLVMNPDVVLNGAALRGMIDHLRARPQAGIVSCNLVGTDGVPQSLHRAFPTLPIVFAVWTRIGRSLDRWLLFGLNGRRYRLRSRLRWGLAVIDQAAAACLLIRRSTVEAIGGLFDERFPLFFNDVDLSRRVRDAGFEVHVRYDLSVIHHGRASIRQLPEGARRLELYEGLARYYEIHRPGWRARLVRLMVSGNRRRAARAAASANV; via the coding sequence ATGGAACGCGTGGACCTCTCGGTGCTCGTGGTCTCCTGGAACACGCGCGATCTCCTGCACGGCTGCCTGCGGGCGACGCTTGAAGCGGCGTCGGGGCTGTCCTTCGAGATCATCGTCGTGGACAACGCCTCCGGCGACGACAGCGCCGCGATGGTGCGGCGGGAGTTCGCGGCGGAGCCGCGCGTGCGGCTCATCGCGAACGCCCGCAACGAGAACTTCGCGCGCGGCAACAACCAGGCGTACGCCGCCTCGCGCGGCTCATGCGTCCTGGTCATGAACCCGGACGTCGTCCTGAACGGCGCCGCGCTCAGGGGGATGATCGACCACCTGCGCGCCCGCCCCCAGGCGGGGATCGTGTCGTGCAACCTGGTCGGGACGGACGGCGTGCCGCAGTCGCTGCATCGGGCCTTCCCGACGCTGCCGATCGTGTTCGCCGTCTGGACGCGGATCGGCCGGTCTCTCGACCGCTGGCTGCTCTTCGGCCTGAACGGGCGGCGGTACCGGCTGCGATCGCGGCTGCGCTGGGGACTCGCGGTCATCGACCAGGCGGCCGCCGCCTGCCTCCTGATCCGCCGGTCGACGGTCGAGGCCATCGGCGGGCTGTTCGACGAGCGGTTTCCGCTGTTCTTCAACGACGTCGATCTGTCGCGGCGGGTGCGCGACGCCGGCTTCGAAGTGCACGTGCGTTACGATCTCTCGGTCATCCACCACGGCCGGGCGAGCATCAGGCAGCTTCCCGAGGGGGCGCGCCGGCTCGAGCTGTACGAGGGGCTCGCCCGGTACTACGAAATCCACCGGCCGGGCTGGAGGGCGCGCCTCGTCCGCCTCATGGTCTCGGGGAACCGCCGCCGGGCGGCGCGCGCCGCCGCGTCGGCCAACGTCTGA
- a CDS encoding methyltransferase domain-containing protein produces MIAKVARSIRKRAGRLLGAPLKPEELLRRKTIARVFLRGEGIEIGALHNPLKVPPAARVRYVDRMGLDGLHREYPELAGKRLVPVDIEDDGETLRTLKDGSQDFVIANHFVEHCEDPIRALGNMLRVLRPGGILYVAIPDKRYTFDRDRPVTPIEHLLRDYREGPAWSRRQHFEEWTRLVSKISDASKAAREADELMTKGAPIHFHVWTQAEMLEMLAALRAIRAFDIELMFRRDNEVIFVLRMEPVERADA; encoded by the coding sequence ATGATCGCCAAGGTCGCCCGGAGCATCCGCAAGCGTGCCGGCCGGCTGCTGGGCGCGCCTTTGAAGCCCGAGGAGCTCCTGCGCCGCAAGACAATCGCCCGCGTCTTTCTGCGCGGCGAAGGGATCGAAATCGGGGCCCTGCACAATCCGCTGAAGGTGCCGCCGGCGGCGCGCGTCCGGTACGTCGACCGGATGGGCCTGGACGGCCTGCACCGGGAGTACCCGGAGCTGGCGGGCAAGAGGCTCGTCCCCGTCGACATCGAGGACGACGGGGAGACCCTGCGGACGCTGAAGGACGGCTCCCAGGATTTCGTCATCGCGAACCACTTCGTCGAGCATTGCGAGGATCCGATCCGCGCCCTGGGCAACATGCTGCGGGTCCTCCGGCCCGGCGGCATCCTGTACGTGGCGATACCGGACAAGCGCTACACCTTCGACCGGGACCGCCCGGTCACGCCGATCGAGCACCTGCTGCGCGACTATCGGGAGGGCCCGGCCTGGTCGCGGCGGCAGCACTTCGAGGAATGGACGCGGCTGGTGAGCAAGATCAGCGATGCCTCGAAGGCGGCGCGCGAGGCGGACGAGCTGATGACCAAGGGGGCGCCGATCCATTTCCACGTCTGGACCCAGGCGGAGATGCTCGAGATGCTGGCGGCGCTGCGGGCGATCCGGGCGTTCGACATCGAGCTCATGTTCCGCAGGGACAACGAGGTGATCTTCGTCCTGAGGATGGAGCCGGTGGAGAGGGCCGATGCCTGA